A window of the Nibribacter ruber genome harbors these coding sequences:
- a CDS encoding ZIP family metal transporter produces MLVAVSILFLTVMLAGWLVKFLPPGNQRWLKILLAFSGAYLFALTILHILPDVLLSTEDPHRVGFYILAGFFLQLILEVFSHGVEHGHIHAHAQEHGHTHGIGAVPVLLLVSLIIHSFLEGSVLIQSRMAAQQAHSHLHSHAAVGDNFYHILAGIALHHIPAAIALMSVLVDRLHSFKKAMGYLFLFAIASPLGLLFSNYVALEQLLTGDVFTVLSGLVVGNFLHISTTILFESSPEHRFNRGKLIATIAGASLAIGAGLL; encoded by the coding sequence ATGTTGGTAGCTGTTTCCATTCTCTTTCTCACCGTGATGCTGGCCGGCTGGCTGGTGAAGTTTCTGCCCCCGGGCAACCAGCGGTGGCTCAAGATTCTTCTGGCTTTCAGCGGGGCCTACTTGTTTGCACTCACCATCCTGCACATTCTGCCAGACGTATTGCTTAGCACCGAGGATCCGCACCGCGTAGGCTTCTACATTCTGGCAGGTTTCTTCCTGCAGTTGATTCTGGAGGTGTTCTCGCATGGCGTGGAGCACGGGCACATTCATGCGCACGCACAGGAACACGGGCACACGCATGGCATAGGCGCCGTACCGGTCTTGTTACTGGTCTCGCTCATCATTCACTCGTTCTTGGAAGGCAGCGTGCTTATTCAGAGTAGGATGGCGGCCCAGCAGGCACACTCCCATTTACACTCCCATGCCGCCGTGGGCGACAATTTCTATCATATTCTGGCGGGTATTGCCCTGCACCACATTCCGGCCGCCATTGCGCTTATGTCGGTGCTGGTAGACCGGTTGCACAGTTTCAAGAAGGCCATGGGCTATTTGTTTCTGTTTGCCATCGCCTCACCGCTGGGGCTTTTGTTCAGTAATTACGTGGCCTTGGAGCAACTGCTCACCGGCGATGTCTTCACGGTGCTGTCTGGCCTGGTAGTAGGGAACTTCCTGCACATTTCTACCACCATCCTGTTTGAGAGCAGCCCAGAGCACCGCTTCAACCGCGGCAAGCTCATTGCCACCATTGCCGGGGCCTCCCTGGCCATCGGGGCCGGACTGCTTTAA
- a CDS encoding heavy metal-binding domain-containing protein — protein MKKIFLAGSLALALLTATSCNTTATKEEATTAEATETPAATAASDTTATSTTQMAYICPMECKGSASMQPGKCPVCGMDLEKNPKYTAAETPAQQ, from the coding sequence ATGAAAAAGATCTTTTTAGCCGGCAGCCTGGCCCTTGCCCTGCTCACCGCAACGTCCTGCAACACCACCGCCACCAAAGAAGAGGCAACCACCGCAGAAGCCACAGAGACTCCTGCCGCTACCGCCGCTTCAGACACTACTGCTACTTCTACCACTCAAATGGCGTACATCTGCCCCATGGAGTGCAAAGGAAGCGCCAGCATGCAACCTGGCAAATGCCCCGTGTGCGGCATGGATCTGGAAAAGAATCCAAAGTACACCGCGGCAGAAACTCCGGCGCAGCAGTAA
- a CDS encoding SAM-dependent methyltransferase — MEVPSDWFSTWFDSPYYHILYKNRDAHEAQRFMDNLLEHLHPKPTCKLLDLACGRGRHAIYLNQKGYDVTGIDLSEQSIAIARQSENERLHFFVHDMRNIFRPDTFDFIFNLFTSFGYFQEDYENVVALRATTASIKPGGKLIIDFMNTQRVIDRLVAHETKEVDGITFDVSRRVEMGFIIKTIQFQDKGQDFEYQERVRALRYEEFLEYFQMCQLRLAEVFGDYQLGPFDPQKSERMIFVLKK; from the coding sequence ATGGAAGTACCCTCTGATTGGTTTAGTACCTGGTTTGACTCACCGTATTACCATATTTTGTACAAGAACCGCGACGCGCACGAGGCCCAGCGGTTCATGGACAACCTACTGGAGCACCTGCACCCCAAACCCACCTGCAAATTGCTGGATTTGGCCTGCGGACGGGGACGCCATGCCATCTACCTAAACCAGAAAGGGTATGACGTGACCGGTATTGACCTCTCTGAGCAGAGCATTGCCATTGCCAGGCAGTCTGAGAATGAGCGTCTGCACTTCTTTGTGCATGACATGCGCAACATCTTCCGGCCAGACACCTTTGACTTTATCTTCAACCTGTTCACCAGCTTCGGGTATTTTCAGGAGGACTATGAGAACGTGGTGGCCTTGCGGGCTACTACCGCCTCCATTAAGCCGGGCGGCAAGCTCATCATTGACTTCATGAACACCCAGCGCGTAATAGACCGTCTGGTGGCCCATGAAACCAAAGAGGTGGACGGCATCACCTTTGACGTCTCCCGCCGGGTAGAGATGGGCTTCATCATCAAGACCATCCAGTTCCAGGACAAGGGGCAGGACTTTGAGTACCAGGAGCGGGTGCGCGCCCTGCGCTATGAGGAGTTCCTGGAGTATTTCCAGATGTGTCAACTGCGCCTGGCCGAAGTGTTTGGCGATTACCAGCTAGGCCCGTTTGATCCTCAGAAAAGTGAACGCATGATTTTCGTGCTTAAAAAGTAA
- a CDS encoding DUF4783 domain-containing protein has product MKRVLAMVVVMLGMLVGAGQVAAQSDVVSGVKSAIKAGSSRDLARYLNTKVQVSIDGDNASYSQSQAEMVLRNFFSKNAPLSFDFEHQGGSEDGQRYAIGKYAHKGGRYTVLVRMKKYGDAYKIDTIEFK; this is encoded by the coding sequence ATGAAACGAGTGCTGGCCATGGTAGTGGTGATGCTGGGGATGTTGGTAGGCGCCGGACAAGTGGCTGCTCAGTCTGATGTGGTTTCTGGCGTGAAGTCAGCGATCAAGGCAGGCTCTTCCCGTGACCTGGCCCGTTACCTCAACACCAAAGTGCAGGTGAGCATTGACGGTGACAACGCCAGCTACAGCCAAAGCCAGGCTGAAATGGTGCTGCGCAACTTCTTCAGCAAAAATGCGCCCTTGAGCTTTGACTTTGAACACCAGGGCGGCTCTGAAGACGGGCAACGCTATGCCATTGGTAAATACGCCCACAAAGGCGGCCGCTACACCGTGCTGGTTCGCATGAAAAAGTACGGCGACGCCTACAAGATTGACACCATAGAGTTTAAGTAA
- a CDS encoding GNAT family N-acetyltransferase: MIELSQLDQKHLPYFLDWINDQEVIKYSLSAFHDLSTEADITQWFEGVLQDTESMNLAIIDTETQECLGYATISNMSEASDGGEFFLFIGDKSAWGKGIGTEVTRQMVEKGFTEQDLHWIILVVSKSNRGGVKAYQRAGFTIETMFRQRSMEDGKLHDTFLMSIRREEQEAA, from the coding sequence ATGATAGAACTGTCTCAGCTAGACCAAAAACACCTGCCCTATTTTCTGGATTGGATCAATGACCAGGAGGTGATCAAGTATTCCCTGTCGGCGTTCCATGACCTTTCCACAGAGGCAGACATCACGCAGTGGTTTGAGGGGGTGTTGCAGGACACGGAGAGCATGAACCTGGCCATCATAGACACAGAGACGCAGGAATGCCTGGGCTACGCCACCATCAGCAACATGTCTGAGGCCAGTGACGGCGGCGAGTTCTTCCTTTTCATAGGCGACAAGTCTGCCTGGGGCAAAGGCATTGGGACGGAGGTGACCCGCCAAATGGTGGAGAAGGGCTTTACCGAGCAGGACCTGCACTGGATCATTCTGGTAGTGTCCAAATCTAACCGAGGGGGCGTAAAAGCCTACCAGCGCGCCGGTTTTACCATTGAGACCATGTTCAGGCAGCGCAGCATGGAAGACGGAAAATTGCATGACACATTCCTCATGTCCATAAGAAGGGAAGAGCAGGAGGCCGCCTAA
- the gpmI gene encoding 2,3-bisphosphoglycerate-independent phosphoglycerate mutase encodes MSKKVLLMILDGWGLGTDPAVSAIAHARTPFMDAMFDRFPHARLMASGEAVGLPEGQMGNSEVGHMNLGAGRVVYQDLVRINVAIREKTLGQNPVLQEAFAYARENNKPVHLIGLVSDGGVHSHLNHVKALCSLAHEQGLSNVFVHAFTDGRDTDPKGGLGYLTDLEESLATSTGKIASIIGRYYAMDRDNRWERVKLAYDLLVNGQGRASVNWREAVQESYDDAVTDEFLQPIVCLNENGEPMAKIQEGDVVICFNFRTDRGREITQALTQREFPEQDMHPLSLRYYTLTNYDDTFVGVTPIFDKDNLVNTLGEVLEKEGKTQIRIAETEKYPHVTFFFSGGRELPFNGEKRLMCPSPKVATYDLQPEMSAFDLRDAIVPEIEAETADFICLNFANPDMVGHTGVFEAAVKAVETVDQCAEAVVTAALAHGYASIIIADHGNADIMRNPDGTPNTAHTTNLVPFILADDTYKGELQDGKLGDIAPTILALLGLQAPADMTGTSLLTPHTV; translated from the coding sequence ATGAGCAAGAAGGTACTTTTAATGATTCTGGACGGATGGGGACTGGGCACAGATCCTGCCGTGTCTGCCATTGCGCACGCCCGCACGCCTTTTATGGACGCCATGTTTGACCGCTTTCCGCATGCCCGCCTAATGGCGTCTGGTGAGGCCGTGGGCCTGCCTGAGGGCCAGATGGGAAACTCTGAGGTGGGCCACATGAACCTGGGTGCCGGCCGCGTAGTGTACCAGGACTTGGTGCGCATTAACGTAGCCATCAGAGAAAAGACTCTGGGCCAGAATCCTGTCTTGCAGGAGGCCTTTGCCTACGCCCGTGAAAACAACAAGCCCGTGCATTTAATAGGTCTGGTGTCTGACGGCGGCGTGCATTCGCATCTCAACCACGTAAAGGCCCTTTGCTCCCTGGCCCATGAACAAGGGCTGTCCAACGTGTTTGTGCACGCCTTCACCGATGGCCGTGACACCGACCCCAAAGGCGGCTTAGGCTACCTCACCGACTTAGAAGAGAGCTTAGCTACCAGCACCGGCAAGATTGCCTCTATCATTGGCCGTTACTACGCCATGGATAGAGACAACCGGTGGGAGCGCGTAAAACTAGCCTATGATTTATTAGTGAATGGCCAGGGCCGTGCTTCTGTGAACTGGCGCGAGGCCGTGCAGGAGTCTTATGACGATGCCGTGACCGATGAGTTCTTACAGCCCATTGTCTGCCTGAATGAGAACGGCGAGCCCATGGCCAAGATCCAGGAAGGCGATGTGGTGATCTGTTTCAACTTCAGGACGGACCGCGGCCGGGAGATTACCCAGGCCCTGACCCAGCGCGAATTCCCAGAGCAGGACATGCACCCGCTGTCCCTGCGCTACTACACCCTCACCAATTATGACGACACGTTTGTAGGCGTAACGCCCATCTTTGATAAAGACAACCTGGTGAATACGCTGGGCGAAGTACTGGAGAAGGAAGGTAAAACCCAGATACGTATAGCTGAGACTGAAAAGTACCCGCACGTGACCTTCTTCTTCTCAGGAGGCCGTGAGTTGCCGTTCAACGGAGAGAAGCGTCTCATGTGCCCCTCTCCCAAAGTGGCTACCTATGACCTGCAGCCTGAAATGAGTGCCTTTGACCTCAGAGACGCCATTGTGCCGGAGATTGAAGCCGAGACCGCCGATTTCATCTGCCTGAACTTCGCCAACCCAGACATGGTTGGCCATACGGGCGTGTTTGAGGCCGCCGTGAAAGCTGTAGAAACCGTTGACCAATGCGCAGAAGCCGTAGTGACGGCAGCCCTGGCCCACGGATACGCCAGCATCATTATCGCGGACCACGGCAACGCCGACATCATGCGTAATCCAGACGGCACGCCCAACACCGCGCACACCACCAACCTGGTCCCTTTCATTCTGGCAGATGACACTTACAAAGGCGAACTGCAGGACGGAAAACTAGGCGACATTGCCCCTACCATCCTGGCCCTGCTGGGACTACAGGCACCCGCTGACATGACTGGTACCTCCCTGCTGACGCCGCATACGGTTTAG
- a CDS encoding DUF2939 domain-containing protein, which translates to MKKPFVWILILVLLGAGAWFYDRYVQGPEFSLYQIKKAVEAHDMVAIEKYVDISRTSTSLLEQTTQAGLAQMSEKDRAIAGLFIGMMMTSQKDKVLRTLRAELERYVREGKAGQGPPAHMDRQEWEQVQALLPLEKVLRESQLANSQVKDIAYVNKQDSLATVGLSLSIPLQPDLVILDVQMLDKGNHWQVIGLPNAGAVLKQLGVLESLQQIKLPKLRF; encoded by the coding sequence ATGAAAAAGCCGTTTGTTTGGATTCTGATTCTAGTGTTGTTGGGGGCAGGCGCCTGGTTCTATGACCGCTACGTGCAAGGCCCCGAGTTCTCCCTTTACCAGATCAAAAAGGCGGTAGAGGCCCACGACATGGTGGCCATTGAAAAGTACGTGGACATTAGTAGAACGTCTACCAGCCTTTTGGAACAGACCACCCAGGCGGGCCTGGCCCAGATGTCTGAGAAAGACCGCGCCATTGCCGGCTTGTTCATTGGCATGATGATGACCTCACAGAAAGACAAAGTGCTGCGCACGCTTAGGGCAGAACTGGAGCGCTACGTGCGCGAAGGCAAGGCAGGTCAGGGACCGCCCGCGCACATGGATCGGCAGGAATGGGAACAGGTTCAGGCATTGTTGCCTCTGGAGAAGGTGCTTAGAGAAAGCCAGTTGGCGAACAGCCAGGTAAAGGACATTGCTTATGTGAATAAACAGGATTCTCTGGCTACCGTGGGCTTGTCTTTAAGCATCCCGCTTCAGCCAGACCTGGTCATCTTAGACGTGCAGATGCTGGACAAAGGCAACCATTGGCAGGTGATTGGCCTGCCCAACGCCGGGGCTGTCCTGAAACAACTGGGCGTGCTGGAGTCTTTACAGCAAATTAAATTGCCGAAGCTCAGATTTTAG
- the nadC gene encoding carboxylating nicotinate-nucleotide diphosphorylase, protein MKAPYLTQESIQAFIRQALQEDVADGDHSSLAAIPASATNQAKLLVKDEGILAGVELAVAIFKEVDPTLRVEVLLQDGTPIKHGDVALTVHGKAQSILTAERLVLNCMQRMSGIATYTQSIVKLIEGTGTRLLDTRKTTPNFRMMEKWAVLIGGGTNHRFGLFDMIMLKDNHVDYAGGIKPAIEATHAYLKKLGKDLKIEVETRNIEEVREALEVGGIHRIMLDNFPVEKLKEAVDLIGGRVEVEASGGITEKTIRTVAETGVDFISVGALTHSNRSLDLSLKAYK, encoded by the coding sequence GTGAAAGCTCCGTACCTTACCCAAGAAAGCATACAGGCGTTTATCCGGCAGGCCCTCCAGGAAGACGTAGCCGATGGAGATCATTCCTCCCTGGCCGCTATTCCGGCCTCTGCCACCAACCAGGCCAAGCTTTTGGTGAAGGATGAAGGCATCTTGGCGGGTGTGGAACTGGCCGTGGCTATTTTCAAGGAGGTAGACCCAACCCTGCGCGTAGAAGTTTTGTTGCAGGACGGCACGCCCATCAAACACGGCGACGTAGCCTTGACCGTGCACGGCAAAGCCCAGTCTATTTTAACGGCTGAGCGCCTGGTCTTGAACTGCATGCAGCGCATGAGCGGCATTGCCACCTACACGCAGAGCATTGTCAAACTGATTGAAGGCACTGGCACTCGGTTATTAGACACTCGCAAGACTACGCCTAACTTCAGGATGATGGAGAAATGGGCAGTTTTGATTGGCGGCGGCACCAACCACCGGTTTGGCTTGTTTGACATGATCATGCTCAAAGACAACCACGTGGATTACGCCGGCGGCATCAAACCCGCCATTGAAGCCACACACGCCTACCTTAAAAAACTGGGCAAAGACCTGAAGATTGAAGTAGAAACCAGAAACATAGAAGAAGTTAGAGAGGCCCTGGAAGTAGGTGGCATTCACCGCATCATGCTGGACAACTTCCCGGTAGAGAAACTGAAAGAAGCCGTAGATTTGATTGGCGGTCGGGTAGAAGTGGAAGCTTCTGGCGGCATCACGGAGAAAACCATCAGAACTGTGGCAGAAACCGGGGTAGACTTCATTTCAGTGGGTGCCCTCACGCACTCCAACAGAAGCCTTGACCTGAGTTTGAAAGCTTATAAGTAG